From one Gemmobacter sp. genomic stretch:
- a CDS encoding sugar-binding transcriptional regulator — protein sequence MAAPATDTSRQRLPSDDQRDHLLVQVAKMYFQLDRTQADIAQALGLTRWQVGRLLSEARETGIVRIEIAPRANRIAALEAALQRHWRLRDAVVVPSDGDSALDAGAVAQAAATWLAGLADKPPLIGVSWGRTMAAVARALPAGWNPDAHVVLVNGATALRLTSPGIGTVAESFAQSAGGTATLLPAPAILGRAETRAALEADPVIAAALALARKAPLVIFGMGAMEDSALAASGFLSETDIAELRRQGAVGDILGRFLTARGAIVDPALDARTLGLRPDTLAMRRHAVGVVSGPAKQAIALAALRARLLNVLVTDEQTARHLLAPNPEQPHAE from the coding sequence ATGGCCGCCCCCGCCACCGATACCTCCCGCCAGCGGCTTCCCTCGGACGATCAGCGCGATCATCTGCTGGTGCAGGTGGCCAAGATGTATTTCCAGCTGGACCGCACGCAGGCCGACATTGCCCAAGCGCTTGGCCTGACGCGCTGGCAGGTCGGCCGCCTGCTGTCCGAGGCGCGGGAAACCGGCATCGTCCGTATCGAGATTGCGCCACGCGCCAACCGCATCGCCGCGCTGGAGGCGGCCTTGCAGCGGCACTGGCGGCTGCGCGATGCGGTGGTGGTGCCATCGGACGGCGATTCGGCGCTGGATGCTGGGGCCGTGGCACAGGCGGCGGCAACCTGGCTGGCGGGGCTGGCCGACAAGCCGCCGCTGATCGGCGTGTCCTGGGGCCGCACCATGGCCGCCGTCGCCCGCGCGCTGCCTGCGGGCTGGAACCCCGATGCGCATGTCGTGCTGGTGAACGGCGCCACCGCGCTGCGCCTGACCTCTCCGGGGATCGGCACGGTGGCGGAATCCTTTGCGCAATCGGCCGGCGGCACCGCCACCCTGCTGCCCGCCCCCGCCATCCTGGGCCGCGCCGAAACCCGCGCCGCGCTGGAAGCCGATCCGGTGATCGCCGCCGCGCTGGCCCTGGCGCGCAAGGCGCCGCTGGTGATCTTCGGCATGGGCGCGATGGAGGACAGCGCGCTGGCCGCCTCGGGCTTTCTGTCCGAAACCGACATCGCAGAGCTGCGCCGGCAGGGCGCCGTCGGCGATATTCTGGGCCGGTTCCTGACCGCCCGGGGCGCCATCGTGGACCCTGCGCTTGATGCCCGCACGCTGGGCCTGCGCCCCGATACGCTGGCGATGCGGCGCCATGCCGTGGGCGTCGTGTCCGGTCCCGCCAAGCAGGCCATCGCGCTGGCCGCCCTGCGCGCCCGGTTGCTGAACGTCCTTGTCACCGATGAACAGACCGCCCGCCACCTTCTGGCCCCCAACCCCGAGCAGCCCCATGCAGAGTGA
- the deoC gene encoding deoxyribose-phosphate aldolase yields MQSDFPRNTGVPLDPSWFDRMAVNTPAADRRAASLTARRSIKKDHQAAWLCKAITLTDLTTLAGDDTPARVQRLCAKARQPVRADIAQALGVQDITVGAVCVYPTMVPHAVKALDGSGIPVASVATGFPAGLMPLPLRLAEIRWAVDQGADEIDIVITREHALLGNWSALYDEIAAMREACGDAHMKAILATGELKTLTNVYAASMVAMQAGADFIKTSTGKEEVNATLPVSLVMCRAIRDYRAASGQIVGFKPAGGIKTAKDAMNWLVLMREELGLRWIQPDLFRFGASSMVADIERQLEHHVTGRYSAAHRHPIA; encoded by the coding sequence ATGCAGAGTGATTTTCCCCGCAATACCGGCGTTCCGCTCGACCCGTCGTGGTTCGACCGCATGGCGGTCAACACCCCCGCCGCCGACCGTCGCGCGGCCAGCCTGACCGCACGGCGCAGCATCAAGAAGGATCATCAGGCGGCCTGGCTGTGCAAGGCCATCACCCTGACCGACCTCACGACCCTGGCCGGCGACGATACCCCCGCCCGCGTCCAGCGCCTGTGCGCCAAGGCCCGCCAGCCGGTTCGCGCCGACATTGCTCAGGCGCTTGGCGTGCAGGACATCACCGTGGGCGCCGTCTGCGTCTATCCCACCATGGTGCCCCATGCCGTCAAGGCGCTGGACGGCAGCGGCATTCCCGTGGCCTCGGTCGCCACCGGCTTTCCCGCCGGCCTGATGCCCCTGCCGCTGCGGCTGGCCGAGATTCGCTGGGCCGTGGATCAGGGCGCCGATGAAATCGACATCGTGATCACCCGCGAACATGCGCTGCTGGGCAACTGGTCGGCGCTCTATGACGAAATCGCCGCCATGCGCGAGGCCTGCGGCGACGCGCATATGAAGGCGATCCTTGCAACGGGCGAACTGAAGACCCTGACCAATGTCTACGCCGCCTCGATGGTCGCCATGCAGGCCGGCGCCGATTTCATCAAGACCTCGACTGGTAAAGAAGAGGTTAATGCAACCCTCCCCGTCTCGCTGGTCATGTGCCGGGCGATCCGCGATTATCGCGCGGCAAGCGGCCAGATCGTCGGGTTCAAGCCGGCCGGCGGCATCAAGACCGCCAAGGATGCCATGAACTGGCTGGTCCTGATGCGCGAGGAACTGGGCCTGCGCTGGATTCAGCCCGACCTGTTCCGCTTTGGCGCCAGCTCCATGGTGGCCGATATCGAACGCCAGCTGGAACACCATGTCACCGGCCGCTATTCCGCCGCCCACCGCCACCCGATCGCCTGA
- a CDS encoding aldehyde dehydrogenase family protein: MSKVKALMDTMDYGPAPESNADVLAWLARTPAVGHWIGGAHVADGPLSDVVNPATGAVLTQLHHAEQAQVDAAVQAARAAFPAWSVLPGHQRARYLYAIARAVQKRERFLSVLETMDNGKTIRETRDIDIPLVARHFTHHAGWAELLETEFPGHGPVGVCGQIIPWNFPLLMLAWKVAPALAAGNTVVLKPADLTPLTAHALAEICVEIGLPPGVLNIVQGGGSTGALVAGHPGVDKVAFTGSTEVGRVIRRQIAGSGKKLSLELGGKSPFIVFEDADLEAAIEGVVDAIWFNQGEVCCAGSRILVQEGIAPRFFARLAERMETLRTGDPLDKCTDVGAVVSALQLARINGLLDQGLAEGATLHRAPGALPATGAFCAPGFFTGTTPASMVSQVEIFGPVAVTMTFRHPDEAVQLANDTRYGLAASVWSENIGKAIDVAARVKAGVVWINATNLFDAGAAFGGMRESGFGREGGREGLREYLAPKAAPGHTRKLTAVNFDPAPLTAAVAQPASGGVDITARNWIGGKWARADSGQSASVRGADGAVLGQVAIGNRKDIRNAVEAAAKAGGWGGVTAHNRAQVLYFLAENLDQRRGEFADLIAASTGGDGAAEVDQAIRRAFWAAAQADKLDGTVRATKSAHVTLHINEPWGVMGVVCPDESPLLALMALVMPALAMGNRVVCVPSQAHPLVAARFAQVAAVSDLPAGALNLVTGPADALAKTLAEHEEIAALWYCGSAEGSAMVETAAAANLKATWVDHGRLRDWADMTHATEDLRRAVQVKTLWLPYGA; the protein is encoded by the coding sequence ATGTCAAAGGTCAAAGCCCTCATGGATACCATGGATTACGGCCCTGCCCCGGAATCGAATGCCGATGTGCTGGCATGGCTGGCCCGCACCCCGGCCGTCGGCCACTGGATCGGCGGCGCGCATGTCGCCGACGGGCCGCTGTCCGATGTGGTGAACCCCGCCACCGGCGCCGTGCTGACCCAGCTGCACCACGCCGAACAGGCGCAGGTGGATGCCGCCGTGCAGGCCGCCCGTGCCGCGTTTCCGGCCTGGTCCGTGCTGCCGGGCCACCAGCGGGCGCGCTATCTTTATGCCATCGCCCGCGCGGTGCAAAAACGCGAACGCTTCCTGTCGGTCCTGGAAACCATGGACAACGGCAAGACCATCCGCGAAACACGCGACATCGACATTCCGCTGGTCGCCCGGCATTTCACCCACCATGCCGGCTGGGCGGAACTGCTGGAAACCGAGTTTCCCGGCCATGGCCCCGTCGGCGTCTGCGGTCAGATCATTCCGTGGAACTTTCCCCTGCTGATGCTGGCGTGGAAGGTGGCGCCGGCGCTGGCCGCCGGCAATACCGTGGTGCTGAAACCGGCCGACCTGACCCCGCTGACCGCCCATGCGCTGGCCGAGATCTGCGTGGAAATCGGCCTGCCGCCCGGCGTGCTGAACATCGTGCAGGGGGGCGGCAGCACCGGCGCGCTGGTCGCCGGGCATCCGGGGGTGGACAAGGTGGCCTTTACCGGATCCACCGAAGTGGGCCGGGTGATCCGCCGCCAGATCGCCGGATCGGGCAAGAAGCTGTCACTGGAACTGGGCGGCAAATCTCCCTTCATCGTGTTCGAAGATGCCGATCTGGAGGCCGCCATCGAAGGCGTCGTCGATGCCATCTGGTTCAATCAGGGCGAGGTGTGCTGCGCCGGATCGCGCATTCTGGTGCAGGAAGGCATCGCGCCGCGATTCTTCGCCCGGCTGGCCGAGCGGATGGAGACGCTGCGCACGGGCGATCCCTTGGACAAATGCACCGATGTCGGCGCCGTGGTATCGGCCCTGCAGCTGGCGCGCATCAACGGCCTGCTGGATCAGGGCCTTGCCGAAGGCGCCACGCTGCACCGCGCGCCCGGCGCCCTGCCGGCAACCGGCGCCTTCTGCGCGCCGGGATTCTTTACCGGCACCACCCCGGCAAGCATGGTGTCGCAGGTGGAAATCTTTGGCCCCGTCGCCGTCACCATGACCTTCCGCCACCCGGACGAGGCGGTGCAGCTGGCCAATGACACGCGCTACGGCCTTGCCGCCTCGGTCTGGTCGGAAAACATCGGCAAGGCGATCGACGTGGCGGCGCGGGTCAAGGCGGGCGTGGTCTGGATCAACGCCACCAACCTGTTTGATGCCGGCGCCGCCTTTGGCGGGATGCGCGAAAGCGGCTTTGGCCGCGAAGGCGGGCGCGAGGGGCTGCGGGAGTATCTGGCACCGAAAGCCGCGCCGGGGCACACGCGGAAGTTGACAGCTGTCAACTTTGATCCCGCGCCCTTGACCGCTGCCGTGGCGCAACCTGCCAGCGGCGGGGTGGATATCACGGCGCGGAACTGGATTGGCGGCAAATGGGCGCGGGCCGACAGCGGGCAGTCGGCCAGCGTGCGCGGGGCGGATGGGGCGGTGCTGGGCCAGGTGGCCATCGGCAACCGCAAGGACATCCGCAACGCGGTCGAGGCGGCGGCCAAGGCGGGCGGCTGGGGCGGCGTCACCGCCCATAACCGCGCGCAGGTGCTGTATTTCCTGGCCGAGAACCTGGACCAGCGACGCGGGGAATTCGCGGATCTGATCGCTGCCAGCACCGGCGGCGATGGCGCGGCCGAGGTCGATCAGGCGATCCGCCGCGCCTTTTGGGCGGCGGCGCAGGCCGACAAGCTGGATGGCACGGTGCGCGCCACGAAATCGGCGCATGTGACGCTGCACATCAACGAACCCTGGGGCGTGATGGGCGTGGTCTGCCCCGACGAATCGCCCTTGCTGGCGCTGATGGCACTGGTGATGCCGGCGCTGGCCATGGGCAACCGGGTGGTCTGCGTGCCCTCGCAGGCGCATCCGCTGGTAGCGGCGCGATTCGCGCAGGTGGCGGCGGTGTCGGACCTGCCGGCGGGCGCGCTGAACCTTGTCACCGGGCCGGCCGATGCGCTGGCCAAGACCCTGGCCGAGCATGAGGAAATTGCCGCCCTGTGGTATTGCGGCAGCGCCGAAGGATCCGCCATGGTGGAAACGGCGGCAGCGGCGAACCTGAAAGCCACCTGGGTGGACCATGGCCGCTTGCGCGACTGGGCCGACATGACCCACGCCACCGAAGATCTGCGCCGCGCGGTGCAGGTGAAAACGCTGTGGCTGCCCTACGGCGCCTGA
- a CDS encoding EamA family transporter — protein sequence MPEWILWSLLAAAFAALTAIFAKIGIAGVNSDFATLLRTVVILAVLAAMVPLMGKWQPLSSVPARSWLFIVLSGLATGASWLFYFRALKVGEASKVAPLDKLSVVLVAIFAAVFLGERLATVNWLGVALIAAGTVLVAWRP from the coding sequence ATGCCCGAATGGATCCTCTGGTCGCTTCTGGCCGCCGCCTTTGCCGCATTGACCGCGATCTTTGCCAAGATCGGCATCGCCGGGGTGAATTCCGATTTCGCCACGCTGCTGCGCACCGTGGTCATTCTGGCCGTGCTGGCGGCGATGGTGCCGCTGATGGGCAAATGGCAGCCGCTGTCCAGCGTTCCGGCCCGCAGCTGGCTGTTCATCGTGCTGTCGGGGCTGGCGACCGGGGCGTCGTGGCTGTTCTACTTCCGCGCGCTGAAGGTGGGCGAGGCGTCGAAGGTCGCGCCGCTGGACAAGCTCAGCGTGGTTCTGGTCGCCATCTTTGCCGCCGTCTTTCTGGGGGAACGGCTGGCGACGGTGAACTGGCTGGGTGTCGCGCTGATTGCCGCAGGCACGGTTCTGGTGGCCTGGCGGCCCTAG
- the fmt gene encoding methionyl-tRNA formyltransferase, with protein sequence MRVVFMGTPDFSVAALNAVAAAHEVVAVYTQPPRPAGRGQQLRPSPVQARATALGLPVRHPKSLRTPDAQADFAALNADVAVVVAYGLILPQPVLDAPRHGCLNIHASLLPRWRGAAPIHRAIIEGDAETGVCIMQMEAGLDTGPVLLRAATAIGPAETTADLHDRLSTMGAGLIVQALDRLPDLVPQPQPDDGVTYAKKIDKAEARIDWSQPAGQVARLVRGLSPFPGAWCQMGTERLKLLRAVAVDGSGAPGQILPGPGLRIACGAGAVELLEVQREGKRALPAADALRGLTLPDRLE encoded by the coding sequence ATGCGCGTCGTGTTCATGGGCACCCCGGATTTCTCGGTCGCGGCGCTGAATGCGGTGGCGGCAGCGCATGAGGTCGTGGCCGTCTACACCCAGCCGCCCCGCCCGGCGGGGCGTGGCCAGCAGCTGCGCCCCTCGCCCGTCCAGGCGCGGGCAACGGCGCTTGGCCTGCCCGTGCGTCACCCCAAATCCCTGCGCACGCCTGATGCGCAGGCAGACTTCGCCGCGCTTAACGCCGATGTGGCCGTTGTCGTCGCCTATGGCCTGATCCTGCCGCAGCCGGTGCTGGATGCGCCGCGCCATGGCTGCCTGAACATCCACGCCTCGCTGTTGCCGCGCTGGCGGGGGGCGGCGCCGATCCACCGCGCCATCATCGAAGGCGATGCCGAAACCGGCGTCTGCATCATGCAGATGGAGGCGGGGCTGGACACCGGCCCCGTCCTGCTGCGCGCGGCAACGGCGATCGGCCCGGCGGAAACCACCGCCGATCTGCACGACCGGCTGTCCACCATGGGCGCCGGGCTGATCGTGCAGGCGCTGGACCGGCTGCCCGATCTGGTGCCGCAGCCCCAGCCGGATGATGGCGTGACCTATGCGAAAAAGATCGACAAGGCCGAAGCCCGCATCGACTGGTCGCAACCGGCGGGTCAGGTCGCCCGCCTTGTGCGCGGCCTGTCGCCGTTTCCCGGTGCCTGGTGCCAGATGGGCACGGAACGGCTGAAACTGCTGCGCGCGGTTGCGGTCGATGGCAGCGGCGCACCGGGCCAGATCCTGCCCGGCCCCGGCTTGCGCATCGCCTGTGGCGCTGGTGCGGTCGAGTTGCTGGAGGTGCAGCGCGAAGGCAAGCGCGCCTTGCCCGCCGCCGATGCGCTGCGCGGCCTGACCCTGCCCGACCGGCTGGAGTAA
- the def gene encoding peptide deformylase, translating into MQRPFLPWPDKRLRSPAAPVEAITDDIRRIWADMVETMDAMPGYGLAAPQIGVMLRLAVVDCSDSRGQAILMANPEILHASGQFRDHDEASPNLPGVSAVISRPRAVTIRFLNADGAIEDRDFVHLWATSVQHQIDHLNGKMYFDRLSPLKRQMLLKRAAKTGGR; encoded by the coding sequence GTGCAACGCCCCTTCCTTCCCTGGCCCGACAAGCGCCTGCGCAGCCCTGCTGCGCCGGTCGAGGCCATCACCGACGATATCCGCCGCATCTGGGCCGACATGGTGGAAACCATGGATGCCATGCCCGGCTATGGTCTGGCCGCGCCGCAGATCGGCGTCATGCTGCGGCTGGCGGTGGTCGATTGTTCCGACAGCCGCGGACAGGCGATCCTGATGGCGAACCCCGAAATCCTGCATGCCTCGGGCCAGTTCCGCGACCATGACGAGGCGTCGCCGAACCTGCCCGGGGTCTCTGCCGTCATCTCGCGCCCGCGCGCGGTGACGATACGGTTCCTTAACGCCGATGGTGCTATCGAGGACAGGGATTTCGTCCACCTGTGGGCGACCTCCGTCCAGCACCAGATCGACCACCTGAACGGCAAGATGTATTTTGATCGCCTCAGCCCGCTGAAACGCCAGATGCTGCTGAAACGCGCCGCCAAGACGGGGGGCCGCTGA
- the def gene encoding peptide deformylase — protein MAILPILRFPDPRLRLPCTPVTRIDDALRQLAADMLETMYAAPGRGLAGPQVGVLLRLFVMDVTWKEGTPSPRICLNPEILAASPETVTRTEGCLSIPGIDCPVARPAEITLRWTDLTGAVLEQDLSGFAATCAQHELDHLNGRLCIDLLDEPARAAASPALAAMA, from the coding sequence ATGGCCATCCTTCCGATCCTCCGCTTCCCCGACCCCCGCCTGCGGCTGCCCTGCACGCCGGTCACCCGCATCGACGATGCGCTGCGCCAGCTGGCGGCGGACATGCTGGAAACCATGTATGCCGCCCCCGGCCGCGGCCTTGCCGGCCCGCAGGTCGGCGTGCTGCTGCGGCTGTTCGTCATGGACGTGACGTGGAAGGAAGGCACCCCCAGCCCGCGCATCTGCCTCAACCCGGAAATCCTTGCCGCATCGCCCGAAACCGTCACCCGCACCGAAGGCTGCCTGTCGATCCCCGGCATCGACTGCCCGGTTGCGCGGCCCGCCGAAATCACCCTGCGCTGGACCGACCTCACCGGCGCCGTGCTGGAGCAGGATCTGTCCGGCTTTGCCGCCACCTGCGCCCAGCACGAACTGGACCACCTGAACGGCCGCCTCTGCATCGACCTGCTCGATGAACCCGCGCGCGCCGCCGCCTCTCCGGCCCTGGCGGCCATGGCCTGA
- the def gene encoding peptide deformylase — protein MTLRPILIHPDPRLKKPCPPVTEFDAELRKLAEDMLATMYDAPGIGLAAPQVGVIRRVIVMDCMKAPEPPRPMVLINPQVIAASQATSTYEEGCLSIPDQYADVTRPAEVTVRWQDLDGAEQQDHFTGLWATCVQHEIDHLDGKLFIDYLGPIKRQMITRKMEKLKRDRARA, from the coding sequence ATGACCCTGCGCCCGATCCTGATCCACCCCGATCCCCGGCTGAAAAAGCCCTGCCCCCCGGTGACCGAGTTCGATGCCGAACTGCGGAAACTTGCCGAGGATATGCTGGCCACCATGTATGACGCCCCCGGCATCGGCCTGGCCGCCCCGCAGGTTGGCGTGATCCGGCGGGTGATCGTGATGGATTGCATGAAGGCGCCGGAACCGCCGCGCCCGATGGTGCTGATCAACCCGCAGGTCATCGCCGCGTCTCAGGCGACCAGCACCTACGAGGAAGGCTGCCTGTCGATCCCCGATCAATACGCCGATGTCACCCGCCCGGCCGAGGTGACGGTGCGCTGGCAGGATCTGGACGGGGCCGAACAGCAGGATCATTTCACCGGCCTCTGGGCCACCTGCGTGCAGCATGAAATCGACCATCTCGATGGCAAGCTGTTCATCGACTATCTCGGCCCGATCAAGCGCCAGATGATCACCCGCAAGATGGAAAAGCTCAAACGCGACCGCGCCCGCGCCTAG
- a CDS encoding MalY/PatB family protein produces the protein MNFDEIIERRGTHSAKWDNMDKLYNVPADTGISMWVADMDFRPPACVQRALQGMLDHGIYGYFGDDRDYKAAVQWWMQTRHGWEVEGDAILTAHGLVNGTALCVQTFTQPGEGVAVMAPVYHAFGKVVRGSGRRLVELPLKADSGRLEMDFATWDGMIDAGTRMLILCSPHNPGGRVWTVEELRGVAEFCQRHDLILVSDEIHHDLVFGGAKHTVMVKAAPEALDRTIVMTATTKTFNIAGGHTGNIIIPDPALRKKVADTLWGLGISGNSFGLVMATAAYSPEGAEWVDALVAYLDGNRKLFDDGVNAIPGVKSMPLEATYLAWVDFSGTGMAPEEFTRRVEQEAGIAANHGATFGVGGDTCLRFNLATPRARIVEAVARLQKAFGDLQ, from the coding sequence ATGAACTTTGACGAGATCATCGAACGCCGCGGCACCCATTCGGCGAAATGGGACAACATGGACAAGCTTTACAACGTTCCGGCCGATACGGGCATTTCGATGTGGGTGGCGGACATGGATTTCCGGCCGCCGGCCTGCGTGCAGCGCGCCTTGCAGGGCATGCTGGACCACGGGATCTATGGCTATTTCGGCGATGACCGCGATTACAAGGCCGCCGTGCAATGGTGGATGCAGACCCGCCATGGCTGGGAGGTGGAGGGCGATGCCATCCTGACCGCGCATGGGCTGGTGAACGGCACCGCGCTGTGCGTGCAGACCTTTACCCAGCCGGGCGAGGGCGTGGCGGTGATGGCGCCGGTCTATCATGCCTTTGGCAAGGTGGTGCGCGGATCGGGGCGGCGGCTGGTGGAACTGCCGCTGAAGGCCGACAGCGGGCGGCTGGAGATGGATTTCGCGACCTGGGATGGCATGATCGACGCCGGGACCAGGATGCTGATCCTGTGTTCGCCGCACAACCCGGGCGGCCGCGTCTGGACGGTGGAGGAGCTGCGCGGCGTGGCCGAGTTCTGCCAGCGTCACGACCTGATCCTGGTCTCGGACGAGATCCACCACGATCTGGTGTTCGGCGGCGCCAAGCATACGGTGATGGTGAAGGCCGCCCCCGAGGCGCTGGACCGCACCATCGTGATGACGGCGACGACCAAGACCTTCAACATTGCCGGCGGGCATACCGGCAACATCATCATCCCCGATCCGGCCCTGCGCAAGAAGGTGGCGGATACGCTGTGGGGGCTGGGGATTTCGGGCAATTCCTTCGGGCTGGTGATGGCGACCGCCGCCTATTCGCCCGAAGGTGCCGAATGGGTGGATGCGCTGGTCGCCTATCTGGATGGCAACCGCAAGCTGTTCGACGACGGTGTGAATGCGATTCCCGGCGTGAAGTCGATGCCGCTGGAGGCGACCTATCTGGCCTGGGTGGATTTCAGCGGCACCGGCATGGCGCCCGAGGAATTCACCCGCCGGGTGGAACAGGAAGCCGGGATCGCCGCGAACCATGGCGCGACCTTTGGCGTGGGGGGCGACACCTGCCTGCGCTTCAACCTGGCGACGCCGCGGGCGCGGATCGTCGAGGCGGTGGCGCGGTTGCAAAAGGCGTTCGGCGACCTGCAATAA
- a CDS encoding glucokinase, whose amino-acid sequence MILVADIGGTNCRLALGQGGALLPGTLARLKVADFPGIAPALDQYLAAQGAPALTAACLAVAGPVLDGRVRLTNGGWTMAEATLSARLGCSVLLLNDLAALGHALPHLPPGASQPLHLPEGPHPNGQALVLGLGTGANCAAVIRRPGQPPAILSAEAGHLSLPHALAVQLSRHIGPDLAAFPSVETLFAARGLSRLHACLHGAALPPESLTSGAPDPGVRATLDLFADLLGLWLQDLALASLPRDGIWLAGSVAQGLVQAGHGAALVRSFARPNENGGPIAAIPLHLITDDLAALTGCLAAAV is encoded by the coding sequence ATGATTCTGGTGGCCGATATCGGCGGCACGAACTGCCGCCTTGCGCTGGGGCAGGGCGGTGCGCTGCTGCCCGGCACGCTGGCGCGGCTGAAGGTAGCCGATTTTCCCGGCATTGCGCCCGCGCTGGATCAGTATCTTGCCGCACAGGGCGCCCCCGCCCTGACCGCCGCCTGCCTTGCCGTGGCGGGCCCCGTGCTGGACGGCCGGGTCCGGCTGACCAACGGCGGCTGGACCATGGCCGAGGCCACGCTTTCCGCCCGCCTGGGCTGCTCCGTCCTGCTGCTGAACGATCTGGCGGCCCTTGGCCACGCCCTGCCGCATCTGCCACCCGGCGCCAGCCAGCCGCTGCACCTGCCCGAGGGGCCCCACCCCAATGGTCAGGCGCTGGTGCTGGGCCTGGGCACCGGCGCCAATTGCGCCGCCGTGATCCGCCGCCCGGGCCAACCCCCCGCGATCCTGTCGGCCGAGGCGGGGCACCTGTCGCTGCCCCATGCGCTTGCCGTGCAGCTGTCGCGGCACATCGGCCCCGATCTGGCGGCCTTTCCCTCGGTCGAGACGCTGTTCGCCGCCCGGGGTCTGTCGCGCCTGCACGCCTGCCTGCATGGCGCCGCCCTGCCACCCGAATCGCTGACCAGCGGCGCCCCCGACCCCGGGGTTCGCGCCACGCTCGATCTGTTCGCCGACCTGCTGGGCCTCTGGCTGCAAGACCTCGCCCTTGCCAGCCTGCCGCGCGATGGCATCTGGCTGGCCGGCTCGGTGGCGCAGGGGCTGGTGCAGGCGGGCCATGGCGCCGCGCTGGTGCGGTCCTTTGCCCGGCCGAATGAAAATGGCGGCCCCATCGCCGCCATTCCCTTGCATCTGATCACCGATGATCTGGCCGCCCTGACCGGCTGCCTTGCCGCCGCAGTCTAG
- a CDS encoding site-specific DNA-methyltransferase codes for MAVKTKTTEAPALPLNQILAGDCIEMMRSLPEASVDLIFADPPYNLQLKGELHRPDNSRVDAVDDHWDQFSSFGAYDRFTRDWLAAARRLLKPNGAIWVIGSYHNIFRVGAALQDAGYWILNDVVWRKSNPMPNFRGKRLTNAHETMIWASKSEAAKYTFNYDALKALNEGVQMRSDWVLPICTGHERLKDQNGDKAHPTQKPESLLHRILIGSTNPGDVVLDPFFGTGTTGAVAKMLGRNFIGIEREEAYRQAATQRIERVRPYDASALETSASKRAEPRVPFGQLVERGMLRPGEVLVGPRGSTAKVRADGTLVGDSMTGSIHQVGAHYEGAPSCNGWTYWHFKREGKMVPIDFLRQQIRAELGEH; via the coding sequence ATGGCTGTAAAAACCAAGACGACGGAGGCGCCCGCGCTTCCGCTCAACCAGATATTGGCTGGCGATTGCATCGAGATGATGCGGTCCCTGCCCGAGGCGTCGGTCGACCTGATCTTCGCCGACCCGCCCTACAATCTCCAGCTGAAGGGGGAACTGCACCGCCCCGACAATTCCCGCGTCGATGCGGTGGATGATCACTGGGACCAGTTCTCCAGCTTTGGCGCCTATGACCGTTTCACCCGCGACTGGCTGGCCGCCGCCCGCCGCCTGCTGAAGCCCAATGGCGCGATCTGGGTGATCGGCAGCTATCACAACATCTTCCGCGTCGGCGCCGCGTTGCAGGATGCCGGCTACTGGATCCTGAACGATGTGGTCTGGCGCAAGTCGAACCCCATGCCGAACTTCCGCGGCAAGCGGCTGACCAACGCGCATGAAACCATGATCTGGGCCTCGAAATCCGAAGCGGCGAAATACACCTTCAACTATGATGCGCTCAAGGCGCTGAACGAAGGCGTGCAGATGCGGTCGGACTGGGTGCTGCCGATCTGCACCGGGCACGAACGGCTCAAGGACCAGAACGGCGACAAGGCGCATCCGACGCAAAAGCCCGAATCGCTGCTGCACCGTATCCTGATCGGGTCCACCAACCCCGGTGATGTGGTGCTGGACCCGTTCTTCGGCACCGGCACCACCGGCGCGGTGGCCAAGATGCTGGGCCGCAACTTCATCGGCATCGAACGCGAGGAAGCCTACCGTCAGGCCGCCACCCAGCGGATCGAACGGGTGCGGCCCTATGATGCCTCGGCGCTGGAAACCTCGGCCTCGAAACGCGCCGAACCCCGCGTGCCCTTTGGCCAGCTGGTCGAACGCGGCATGTTGCGCCCGGGCGAGGTGCTGGTCGGCCCACGCGGCTCCACCGCCAAGGTGCGCGCCGATGGTACGCTGGTCGGCGACAGCATGACCGGATCCATCCATCAGGTCGGCGCCCATTACGAAGGCGCCCCCAGCTGCAACGGCTGGACCTACTGGCACTTCAAGCGCGAGGGCAAGATGGTGCCCATCGACTTCCTGCGCCAGCAGATCCGCGCCGAACTGGGCGAACACTGA